In one Stenotrophomonas maltophilia genomic region, the following are encoded:
- a CDS encoding YceI family protein: MNLKLTTPAAVAAALAGMLATAPALAADYAQAPGAGSILVFASKYDGEVFTGSFPGFATKLSFDPANPAAGSLDVVIPLAGARSGNSDRDSTLQSADFFNVGKFATARYTAKGFRAIGNDQFAADGTLELRGVSKPVTLTFTWKPGTQPVLTGKATVKRLDFSVGAGDWADTKTIPDETAISTIVKFDAK; this comes from the coding sequence ATGAATCTGAAACTGACCACCCCGGCGGCCGTGGCCGCTGCCCTGGCCGGCATGCTGGCCACTGCCCCGGCGTTGGCCGCGGACTATGCACAGGCTCCCGGCGCGGGCTCGATCCTGGTATTTGCCAGCAAGTACGACGGCGAAGTGTTCACCGGCAGCTTCCCGGGCTTCGCCACCAAGCTCAGCTTCGATCCCGCCAATCCGGCGGCCGGCTCACTCGACGTCGTGATTCCGCTGGCCGGCGCCAGGAGCGGCAACAGCGATCGTGACTCGACGCTGCAGAGCGCGGACTTCTTCAATGTCGGCAAGTTCGCCACCGCGCGTTACACCGCGAAGGGCTTCCGCGCCATCGGCAATGACCAGTTCGCCGCCGATGGCACGCTCGAGCTGCGTGGTGTCAGCAAGCCGGTGACGCTCACCTTCACCTGGAAGCCGGGCACGCAGCCGGTGCTGACCGGCAAGGCCACCGTCAAGCGCCTGGACTTCAGCGTCGGCGCCGGCGATTGGGCCGACACCAAGACCATCCCCGACGAAACCGCGATCAGCACGATCGTGAAGTTCGACGCGAAGTAA
- a CDS encoding thioredoxin family protein: MALAELAKARAPEFESVFLDDHPALEAHYGARVPVLRDEAGGRELDWPFDAARVRAWLAAG, encoded by the coding sequence ATGGCCCTGGCCGAACTGGCCAAGGCACGCGCGCCCGAGTTCGAATCGGTGTTCCTGGATGACCATCCAGCGCTGGAGGCGCACTACGGCGCGCGGGTACCGGTGCTGCGCGACGAGGCGGGCGGCCGCGAACTGGACTGGCCCTTCGATGCGGCGCGGGTGCGGGCCTGGCTGGCTGCGGGGTGA